A single window of Chondrinema litorale DNA harbors:
- a CDS encoding pentapeptide repeat-containing protein, producing the protein MTILTYNITPTAKQVCKRFSLLIILSLFLQSAFAQFALNTNGRTFTGSVNYRYKSLFLIKCDSCVFEDEVDFKNATFTREAIFSNAIFKEDTKFEKVNFKAKGNFLNSTFSKKADFGYINTYSVLDFTNAIFNDEALFWMSNLSESVYFNSTVFKDDVVLLKSKINKAFFSNTSIMGEARFDNMYATDSLVFTNVKFTKMLNLDSAQLGTQLIFDSVSFNGIVRLRGTILPDILQLKNTNFELPLDFDKCIPNETGSCLLYLENVDVTNCWFNFQFMKLWFPHDSPLSSQQQTNLYKKLLALEKKRKRTESYEALKKQMDDFDNAPKEVY; encoded by the coding sequence ATGACTATTCTTACTTACAACATTACCCCAACTGCAAAGCAAGTATGCAAGCGTTTTAGCTTGCTTATAATTTTAAGCTTATTCCTCCAATCGGCTTTTGCGCAATTTGCACTCAATACCAATGGGCGAACCTTTACCGGATCTGTCAATTACAGGTACAAAAGTTTATTTTTAATTAAATGTGATAGCTGTGTTTTCGAAGATGAAGTAGATTTCAAAAATGCCACATTTACACGAGAAGCGATCTTTTCAAATGCGATTTTTAAAGAAGACACTAAGTTTGAAAAAGTAAACTTTAAGGCAAAAGGTAATTTTTTGAATAGTACTTTCAGTAAAAAAGCAGATTTCGGATACATCAATACCTATTCAGTTTTAGACTTTACCAATGCCATCTTTAATGATGAAGCGCTTTTCTGGATGAGCAATCTTTCAGAATCTGTTTATTTTAACTCTACTGTTTTTAAAGATGATGTTGTGTTGCTAAAAAGTAAAATCAATAAGGCATTTTTTAGCAATACAAGCATTATGGGTGAAGCCAGATTTGATAATATGTATGCAACCGATTCTCTGGTTTTCACAAATGTAAAATTTACTAAAATGCTTAATCTAGATTCAGCTCAATTAGGCACTCAGTTAATTTTCGATAGTGTAAGCTTTAATGGAATTGTAAGGTTAAGAGGTACAATTCTACCAGATATTTTACAATTGAAAAATACCAACTTTGAACTCCCTCTAGACTTTGATAAATGTATACCAAATGAGACAGGGAGTTGCCTGTTGTATCTAGAAAATGTAGATGTTACAAATTGTTGGTTCAATTTTCAATTTATGAAATTATGGTTTCCTCACGATAGTCCACTCTCATCTCAACAACAAACTAACCTTTATAAAAAACTACTAGCCTTAGAAAAAAAACGTAAGAGAACAGAAAGTTACGAAGCATTAAAAAAGCAAATGGACGATTTTGATAATGCACCAAAAGAAGTGTATTAA